The Sandaracinus amylolyticus genomic interval CCACGTGCCGACGCGCAGCACGACCTGGCCGCTGCGCGGGGCGGTGACGATCACGCGCGCGTTGCGCCCGCCCGCCGAGTCGTCGTCCTGCGCGACCTCGATGCCGTCCGAGAACGCGCGCAGGAACACGTCGATCGTGCTGCGGCCCGACATCGACGTGGTGCCGCGCGCGACGACCGTGAACGTCTCGCCGGGCGCCGCGTTCACGACGATCTCGTCGTACTGACCGCCGGTCTCGTCGACGCGATCACCGGGCTCGAGCAGCGAGCTCACCTGCGATCCGATCGAGATCGCGATCGCCTGCCCCGGCCCGCCCACGCCGCCCCATCCCGGCTGCACCGGAGGCTGCTGCGGCTGCGGCTGCACCACGACGCCGCCGCCACCACCCCAGAGCTGATCGTACGGGTTCACCTCGGGCATCCAGTTGCCGGGCGCGCTCTCGAGCACGTACGTGCCGGTCGCGTACGGACCGCCGCGGCTGCGCACGCGCACCGTGTACACGCCGGCCTGTCCCGCGGTGAACGCGAGGCGCGCGTCCATCGAGCCCGGCATCGTCTGATCGCTCGCGATCACCGCACCGTTCCACACGAGCTGGAGGCCGACCGCGAGGCGCTGTCCCGCGTACTGATCGGACGGGCCCGCGACCGCGAGCAGCGTCGCCGTCTCGCCCGCGGAGAGCGCGAGCGCGTAGTCGTGGTAATAGCCGCCGCCCGCGTCCATCGGGTCGTTGCCGCTCAGCTGGCCCGAGACGTACGCGCCGATCTGATAGGGACGCACCGCGCCCGCGACCGGCCCCGGATAGCTCGGCATCGTCCAGTAGCCGGGCACCCATCCACCGCCGTCGGTCGTGGGCGCGATCCAGATCGCGCCCGGCTGCGGCGGCAGCTCCCAGTGACCGTCGACCCACTGCCAGTCGGCGCCGCCCCACGCCCAGTGGCCCTCGATCCACATCTCACCGGGGCTCGTCGGCGGGCGCCATCGCGTGGTGCGACGCGGCGGCTGCGGGACGACCACGCGCACCGGCGGAGGACGACGCGCGACGACGACGCCACCCCCACGACGCGGCGGCTCGACGACCACGACCCCACCGCGCGGAGGCTGCGGCGCGACGACCACCGCACCTCCACGACGCGGCGGCTCCACGACCACCGCGCCTCCGCGACGCGGAGGCTCCACGACCACCGCGCCTCCACGACGCGGCGGCTCGACCACCACCGCACCACCACGCGGCGGCTCGGGCGACACGACCACCGCGCCGCCACGACGCGGCGGCTCGACGACGACGGCGCCACCACGACGCGGCGCATCCGGCGTCACCACCACCGCGCCTCCACGACGCGGCGCTTCGGGCGTCACCACCACCGCGCCTCCGCCACGACGCGGCGC includes:
- a CDS encoding YXWGXW repeat-containing protein; amino-acid sequence: MARRSRSLVSVSLVLGLALAQPALDASRAEAQRVEVRPPRRGGGGGGGGGRGGAVVVTPEAPRRGGGAVVVTPEAPRRGGAVVVTPDAPRRGGAVVVEPPRRGGAVVVSPEPPRGGAVVVEPPRRGGAVVVEPPRRGGAVVVEPPRRGGAVVVAPQPPRGGVVVVEPPRRGGGVVVARRPPPVRVVVPQPPRRTTRWRPPTSPGEMWIEGHWAWGGADWQWVDGHWELPPQPGAIWIAPTTDGGGWVPGYWTMPSYPGPVAGAVRPYQIGAYVSGQLSGNDPMDAGGGYYHDYALALSAGETATLLAVAGPSDQYAGQRLAVGLQLVWNGAVIASDQTMPGSMDARLAFTAGQAGVYTVRVRSRGGPYATGTYVLESAPGNWMPEVNPYDQLWGGGGGVVVQPQPQQPPVQPGWGGVGGPGQAIAISIGSQVSSLLEPGDRVDETGGQYDEIVVNAAPGETFTVVARGTTSMSGRSTIDVFLRAFSDGIEVAQDDDSAGGRNARVIVTAPRSGQVVLRVGTWRGSMERMGYYELLVLPGAQPYAQ